One segment of Oxobacter pfennigii DNA contains the following:
- a CDS encoding glycosyltransferase family 4 protein, whose protein sequence is MKICYLANATSIHTQRWAKSLSSRGRDIEIISFDKAEIEGIKVHYIEPVKRERNRLPYEPKNITYIAKALKVRELIKKIKPDIVHAHYATGYGLTGALCNIHPLIISTWGTDIFDAPRKNKIFENIVRYNLKKADYIIATSKALADETMLYTDKKLEIIPFGIDIEKFNVERHKDDTVITFGIVKSLEEVYGIEYLIRAFEKIYKKYGNLRLLIVGGGNLYDKLKIMCAELKIEDYVTFTGKVLNTEVPIFLNEMDIFVMPSIRESFGVAALEAQACGVPVIASDVGGIPEVVIDGETGLLFKAADTDELAEKMEYLINNSQIRNEMGRRGRAFVENSYNWEANVDEMYKLYENIIEGCV, encoded by the coding sequence ATGAAGATATGCTATCTGGCTAACGCAACAAGCATTCATACCCAAAGGTGGGCAAAGTCATTAAGTTCACGGGGCCGTGATATTGAAATTATATCCTTTGATAAGGCAGAAATAGAGGGGATTAAAGTTCATTATATTGAGCCGGTAAAAAGGGAAAGAAACAGATTGCCCTATGAGCCTAAGAACATTACTTACATAGCAAAAGCCTTAAAAGTAAGGGAACTTATTAAAAAAATCAAGCCGGATATTGTCCATGCTCATTATGCTACAGGCTACGGACTTACAGGAGCCTTATGCAATATACACCCCCTTATAATTTCCACCTGGGGGACGGATATTTTCGATGCTCCAAGGAAAAATAAAATATTTGAAAATATAGTAAGATATAATTTGAAAAAGGCAGATTACATAATTGCAACAAGCAAGGCATTGGCTGATGAAACAATGCTTTATACTGACAAGAAATTGGAAATAATACCATTTGGAATAGATATTGAAAAATTCAATGTAGAAAGACATAAGGATGATACTGTAATTACCTTCGGAATAGTAAAATCCTTGGAGGAGGTTTACGGAATCGAGTATCTGATAAGAGCCTTTGAAAAGATATATAAAAAATACGGTAATTTAAGGCTTCTCATCGTAGGAGGAGGAAACCTTTACGATAAGCTTAAGATTATGTGCGCTGAGCTTAAGATAGAAGATTACGTAACCTTTACAGGCAAGGTGTTAAATACGGAAGTGCCAATATTTTTAAATGAAATGGATATCTTCGTAATGCCTTCAATACGTGAATCCTTCGGCGTGGCAGCTTTAGAGGCTCAAGCCTGCGGGGTGCCGGTAATTGCCTCAGATGTAGGCGGAATACCGGAGGTTGTAATTGACGGTGAAACGGGGCTGCTATTTAAAGCAGCGGACACCGATGAACTGGCAGAAAAAATGGAATATCTTATAAACAACAGCCAAATCAGGAATGAAATGGGAAGGCGCGGAAGGGCTTTTGTCGAGAACAGCTATAATTGGGAAGCCAATGTAGATGAGATGTATAAACTATATGAAAATATAATAGAAGGGTGTGTATAG
- a CDS encoding O-antigen ligase family protein produces MNTIAGLGLKKKVSVLALIILITTLTGIYIARDYQKGLILVFWICVIACMFGYFIRNLLNADKLFYLFLFVIPYMNILGFSLKYVLPLGICIMVFFIVMLTKGKITVKGMIETQNGRLLVMYVLLNFALLPFSIDLRTSMTYIISFPIIIFLWDWVIENFNTEKSIENIFEVINFIGLFYSVIGLGIVVLGYMGVNITYHIAYTRTRMYEISSVFPNPNSLGVLLTFTIPCAVYLFFKKSSKIYHFICLMFMGINLLLTFSRSAWGAVGISVMIIFLYKFRKYKYLWIGIIFAIITLLPLVIDVDFDFKNLSKGIFSLSSRGILWNAAIQAIKERPFTGFGIGNSVRAISTYSINIMGRTPHNTFLRMWVEMGIFTLIIYIVFLFNMLRQFLLSRKKSLMMYTMVAIIAGSLFTQVFETMLLGGLSVTGGYFFIFTALLEVMFKNSNDGGAMNEDMLSG; encoded by the coding sequence ATGAATACAATTGCCGGCTTAGGTTTGAAAAAGAAGGTTTCTGTTTTAGCTTTAATAATTTTAATAACAACATTGACAGGAATATATATTGCGAGGGATTACCAAAAAGGCCTGATTTTAGTTTTCTGGATTTGTGTCATAGCATGCATGTTTGGTTATTTCATCAGGAACTTATTAAATGCAGATAAGCTATTTTATTTGTTTCTTTTCGTAATACCTTACATGAATATATTAGGATTCAGTTTGAAATATGTATTGCCCCTTGGAATTTGCATCATGGTCTTTTTTATTGTAATGCTGACTAAAGGAAAGATTACGGTAAAAGGCATGATAGAAACCCAAAACGGCAGGCTTCTTGTTATGTACGTTTTATTGAATTTTGCATTGCTGCCTTTTTCAATTGATTTAAGAACAAGCATGACTTATATCATAAGCTTTCCAATTATAATTTTTTTATGGGATTGGGTAATAGAGAATTTCAACACCGAAAAGAGTATTGAAAACATATTTGAAGTTATAAATTTCATTGGCTTGTTTTACAGTGTTATAGGCCTTGGTATAGTTGTATTAGGTTATATGGGGGTAAATATTACATATCATATCGCTTATACAAGAACGCGGATGTATGAAATAAGCTCGGTCTTTCCCAATCCAAATTCTCTGGGAGTGCTATTGACTTTTACCATACCATGTGCAGTTTATCTGTTTTTTAAAAAATCATCAAAGATATATCATTTTATATGCCTGATGTTTATGGGCATTAATCTTTTATTAACCTTTTCCAGGAGCGCCTGGGGAGCGGTGGGTATTTCGGTGATGATAATATTCCTTTATAAGTTCAGGAAATACAAATATCTATGGATAGGGATAATATTTGCAATAATAACATTGCTTCCTCTTGTCATCGATGTTGACTTTGACTTTAAAAACTTAAGCAAGGGCATATTCTCTCTAAGCAGCAGAGGAATATTGTGGAATGCTGCAATACAGGCAATAAAGGAAAGACCTTTTACGGGTTTTGGAATAGGTAATTCTGTCAGAGCCATAAGCACATATTCAATAAACATTATGGGAAGGACTCCCCATAACACATTTTTAAGAATGTGGGTGGAGATGGGGATCTTTACATTGATAATTTATATAGTGTTCTTATTCAATATGCTGCGACAATTTTTGTTATCAAGAAAGAAATCTCTGATGATGTATACTATGGTTGCCATAATTGCCGGTTCCTTGTTTACCCAGGTATTTGAGACCATGCTTTTAGGAGGCTTAAGCGTTACGGGTGGATATTTCTTTATATTTACCGCGCTTTTGGAGGTAATGTTTAAAAACAGCAATGATGGGGGTGCAATGAATGAAGATATGCTATCTGGCTAA